The region CGCGCTTGAAACCCATCAGGATCACCTGACCGAGGGCTCCTCCGATGGCAGCCTCTCCGATGAATGCATTGCCGAAGATCGTGGAGAAGGCTTCAGGCACGGCGCCAGCATTCAGCAGCAGTACGAGCAGACAGGCACCTACATACAGAACGGACATCAAGGGAACGATGGCGGAAGCGGCCTGAGCGATGCGCTTGATCCCCCCGATGACCACGGCAAACACCATGGCCCCCAGCGCAATGCCGGTCACCAGCTTGGGCACGCCGATCAGGCTCAGCGCTGAAGACACTTCAAAGGCCTGGACACCATTGCCGATGCCGAAGCCAGCAAACATGCCGAATAGGGCAAACAGCACAGCCATCCAGGCCCAGCGGCTGCCAAGGCCGTTGAGGATGTAGTACATCGGGCCACCGACATGGTGTCCGTTGGCATCAGTTGTGCGGAAGCGAACCGCCAGCACCGCTTCGGCGTATTTGGTGGCGATACCGAACAGGGCGATCACCCACATCCAGAACACCGCACCGGGTCCACCAACGGCGATGGCACCCGCCACACCGGCGATGTTGCCCGTGCCAATCGTTGCCGAAAGGGAAGTCATCAGCGCCTGAAACGGTGTGATCTCCCCAACCGTTTCCTGATCGGCAGGGCGCAGCATCATCGCGATGCCGTAGCCCAGTCGTCGCAACGGCATCAG is a window of Synechococcus sp. A15-24 DNA encoding:
- a CDS encoding alanine/glycine:cation symporter family protein, coding for MGGLETAIRAINDPINGLVWGWPTVSLIALTGMVLMFGLRLMPLRRLGYGIAMMLRPADQETVGEITPFQALMTSLSATIGTGNIAGVAGAIAVGGPGAVFWMWVIALFGIATKYAEAVLAVRFRTTDANGHHVGGPMYYILNGLGSRWAWMAVLFALFGMFAGFGIGNGVQAFEVSSALSLIGVPKLVTGIALGAMVFAVVIGGIKRIAQAASAIVPLMSVLYVGACLLVLLLNAGAVPEAFSTIFGNAFIGEAAIGGALGQVILMGFKRGIFSNEAGLGSAPMAHAAAKTTDPVRQGTVAMLGTFIDTLIICTMTALVIITTKAHELLDGAGERLSGADLSIAAFNTGLPGSGTVVTVGLVVFAFTTILGWSFYGERCTTFLFGEQAVLPFRLVWVAVVVIGAVAGDRGVVWSIADTLNGLMALPNLVALLLLSGTVIKLTSDYRFER